The genome window TATCGTTATTCTTCAGTGTCTTGCGCTCTTCCATTGTATTTTTTCCCACCCTGCAGATCTTTCCCTCCATCCCTGACTCACATCCTGTATTCCTGTCCTCCTCTATTCTCTTACCCATCCTGCTATTCTCCTCTCATGTCCTCTCTGCTGTGCactactatgtgtgtgtgtttgaaggggAGGGGGGGACTGGAGGACGAGAGAGTTTCCTGCTTTCACAGTCGACAGTGCTGCTGTTGACTTTAGCCTGTTATGTTTAGACAGTGTTTTCTCTCAGTGTCTTCCCTATTGTGGAtggatacacagacagacctgttctctctttccctcttttgaAACAGTCTTACTACTGCAGTGTTTACTTACACCAATGTTATAATGTTAGAGGAAATTGGGTGTTGGACCATAAAaaactaaacctaaactaaaccaGTCGAAcactaaaatcattttttttcaagtttttgtggTATCCTTCCAGTCAGTAAAAAGTCACCCTAACAGCTTGTAATAAATTATTCTTCATGTGTCGTAGAGACTCCTAACTATTTTGAAAAAGAATCAGTTTATGAGACAGCAAGTTATTTTAACCTGTCCTCTTTATGACAAGAAGGAAATAATCCCAGAAGAACTATAATGAAcctgagaggaaaacaaaaatgaaaccagtATGGAAAAGATGGTAACACTCACTAATAAGGCACTCTTTATGATGGGTTTATAAGTTGTTACTTATAGCTAACCtctgggttgccaggttgtgaaaaatgaCCAGCATGCCACTTGCTTTGTCTCTTTAGCTAGCTCAACATCTAAATGTCGGTAAACTATTGATAAAGGGCAGTGAGGCTAACTTaatttttaaatacttaaaattttatttgttttgagaTCTGgaacaacaacatacagtataaaagtaGAATAAATACAACATAGCATTGAACAAATAGCTGTCGTTCTGTCTTTAGACTTCTACTATACATACATTCTTATGTAGTTTTTCTATAATTAAACAAACTTACATGTtcctttttactttttccactgAATACTTTTCCTGAACAATATAAAGCCACGCTCTTTCCCTGGAGGATCAGCTTTACAACAATTTCTTGTTGTAGCTGTTTTTTCTGGTTATAAGCAAACTTTTTGTCATGCATCTGCCTCTTTCTTATACAGTCTCCTCAGTGTTACCTTAATGTCTTTAATAGTTGCATTTGGGTCTAACTTTCtaatagttataataataatcatacaCATGCTCTGTAGTTCTTGAACGGTCTTCCTGATGAACTTAAGACCTACCAAGACAAAGCATGTGTCCGGTTGCAGGATAAGGGAAAAGGGACTTTTCataacctggcaacccaaaagttgttcttaatggctttagtaaattatttattaaacattaattCCATGAAACCTTTTACCAAAAGTAATACAAAATTGTCTAATACTACTGTAATCTTAACTTCCAAGAAGTAACATACTTTCAGTCCTAGAGCAGGTACTTCAACCTGTGTTCTTCCTTCCTCTACCTCCCTCACTATTCTACACCCCAGGACCCCCCAACACAAGCCCCGCCCACCCTCCAGCCTCTGCTCCACCCCCTCCAAGAAGAAGCCCACCACCTGCAGCTATGACGAACAGCTGCGCATCGCCATGGAGATCTCAGCTCGGGAGCAGGAAGAGGCAGAGCTTCGGCGgcggcaggaggaggaggagctacAGCGCATCATCCAGCTGTCACTCATGGAGAAATGAGAGCTGAGTGGCCCAGCAGGGGTCTGAAGGGAGGGGTCTGGACCGAGGACACGTGGGAGAAAAGGGCAGCACAGGTTACTTTAAAACTTAAAGCACACTCTGTAAGTGGCTGGAAATAAATGCCAAAATCATCTTAGTTGTTTCATACGATCGACTggcctcctcctttctctcccatCGCCTTAGTCAGACCTTTCCCATGAAGCCATACAGTGATGTGGCTGTCCGGCCTCAGACAGCCAAAGAGGGACGTCAGTTTCCTCTTTCTGGTGCCACATGGTACTTTCTTGACCAGTGCCAGTTTACAACCAAGAATACATCCAATACAACAAATTTAGCGGAATGCCTCCTTGGATGAGTGATTTCTGTTtgtaggtatgtgtgtgtatctgtgtgtgtgtttcaaaacCAGCTCTCCGCACAGGGGTCAACAGATCACCCTCTGTCGTGAAAATGTAGTGCGTTAGGCCAACTCTCTGCTCAAGCACTAACACACACGCTCACTGAGTCCTTTTGCCACTGAGTTGTGTGGTTTTCAGTCTTAactgtgattaaaaaaacagcttgTGTGAAAGGAGCAGTGACAAGCCAGGACCAGTGGTGTGGTGGAGAATACTGTAACCTTCTAGGTCAAGTTGAGTTGAATGTCAACAAACCATCTGACTTCCTcggtttttaatgaaaaaaataaaaaaaataaacagactggtacattttatttgttttgcacaaaattcaaatgtactgtatttagcTTGTGGGCGGATCACATATATGACTGTTAATGGATGTAGATGACGAGCACAGATTAAACTCAGGCCAGTTCTAGTTTTAGCCTGACGTTAGACCACAGGAGCACAGATATGATAAGATGTGATGAAGACTTCGTGTACTAACTAACCTGTATGTGACTGTGAATGAGTTTGTGGCAGGCCTGTGtgtaatacaaacaataaaggGACATGATTGTGGTTTGTGGAATAGAAATGTTACTGAAAGAGatttttctgtatatttacatCTTCTCACCATACATGAGCGGATGGTTTCTGTATTTCTGCGTAGTCAcggtacagtatgtgtacaatATTTCAGTATGGTCTGCACCCGTGTGAGGTCCATTTTGTCCGACTTGAGTCTAGCCCAGAGACCTGCAATATCAGAGCACACTCTCTGAGGGAAAATGTACCCTGGAAGAATCACTGTAGAGGCTATTGACAGCAATTTTAGGTTTTATTGCACCCCCATAGCAAGTTGGTTCCTCAACACGACAtgctgaaaacaaaagcaaatctAAAATCGCcccaaaataacaacaaatgtgGAGCTTTCAGTTCTTGCAATGGAAAGATCTTTCAAATCCTGGCTCTCATAATTGTAAGTAACTTCAGATTGCAGGGCTCAAGGAAAACCAAACACTGAGAAACATGGTTTGTTGCAAGGGGTGAGGACAGATAGGGACagcttgtttcttcttttttttttttgtcattttctttgtattatttCTTTGAAAGTAATGTAAAACTTTCACACTTCAATATCAGCACAAACTGAGGAGAGCCCCCTCTGGCTCCTCTCCAATTCAGAATTAAGCTTGCCTGGTTGATAAGAATAGtattcatttttttactttttaaaaaatgttgcagaaaaGAGACGCAGCAAGATGTTTTCATGGTGTATGCTGGGAAGTGAGTTCAGATAATGATTCAAATAAAGAAACATCTTTTGGAACAGCAATGCATGAGTGggttattttttaatcaaatttttaAATTACAGCTTTCAAATGCTTTAAATCCCCTGACCCCACACCAAGTTTTACCTGCAGCTTTCCACTGTAGGTTAGTTTTCTGGCCCTCTCGAGTGAAGGATGGTGACAAAAGCAATTAATTTCTCACGAGATAGGGAAAGCTGCAGCGTCAGTCAGCACTAGAGAGAGCTGATCTGTTTTTAGCAGCTTCCACCTCCATCATCCTCCCTGTGACATGGATTCCCAGCGCCTCAGCCTgatccaagttttttttttttcctgtagttATTTTAGGCTTGAAAGGGAGGAAAGGACAGCTTAGAGACTCTTAACCCTCTAAGAAATACCACTCAGAGCACCAGGCTGCTTTCTGCGCTTTGGTGGTGGGTTAGAGAGAAtgggaaaagagaaaatgaaataattttccaAGTGAATCTGCGGTGTGCAGTCGCGACTTCTCCACTGCCCTGACTCAGCCCGACATTGTGAATAACATCAGGACGCTGGGCTGCGCTGGGCTGCAGGCGTGTGTGAAGTGAATTTGTAAAGagccacagacacaaaacaaggtgtgtgtctgtcagagagagacagaggagctgAGAGCATCAGTATGCAAAGAGGAAGGATGCCAATCTCAGCCGTCGCATCCAGGGATGCAAACACTCACTTTAACCCTCCCTCTACTGCTCCACTGATTTTATTCCTCACAATTTCCCTGTTCATGACAGTTCAATTTGGAACACTGTATAAAAGAAAAAGTCCTTCTTTAACccatctgctctgtctgctgaaGTGGATTTAATTGGTGAAAACATCAAGGgatcttagctttcctcttgaCCAGCAAAGAGCTTTAGGTATTTTTACcctcaaacacagaaaatgagaaaattgaaaatgcttgtgagtttgtctttttaatcGCCTgaatttttagtttttgtttggtCAGGTCCTTTAATGTCATTCTTTCCCGGTCAGTGCTGCTATCTGATCtgtctgtgtgcctgtgtgtctcAGCAGGGGCCCTGGTGGCCTACATCTCAGGGTTTAATTACCCACATGAAACAGTAGGTAAAATGTCAGCTTGAAATAAGCTGCAGTGAGCACTGATGGAGATCATTTCCCCTAGGAGACGGGATTCACTTGTTCAAAGAAACagagacttgcagttaaaaatgacGGGTAGAATGTATTTCTATTAATAATGAGGTCATGAGCGTGATTTTCACCCATTAAAAGTGGTCAAATTCAACCACAGTGGAGGGTTTGGTTGGTTATCTGATCTTACAGTACTCTAAGTACTTTACTTTTAAGAATGCAACTCCTGTAAGTACACTTTCACCACATTTTACCTTCTTTCCCACCTTTTCTAGTGCCTGAAGCCCTCTTTAAAACTGCAGTTCTATGCCTGGCCAGCAGGTGGGAGTAAAGTCAATGATACGTTTGGTAAAATTTCAGCATCTGCAGCTCATAGTCCCCTCGTTTCTTCTcctcaaatgtgtgtgtgtgtgtgtgtgtgtgtgtgtgtgtgtgtgtgtgtgtgtgtgtgtatgtgtgagagagagagatgaagaacaCCTGAACACAAAAAAAGGTTCAAAACAAACTCACCATATTTATTTACTGGTAAAggactgaattaaaaaaacaagatatcaGCTTTGTCCTGGTTCaattaaaaatctgaataaagacACGTCTGTCCACtttgaaaccaaaaacacacatacagagacaagTCTACTGAGATCAGTGCAAAAGAATCCTCCCCGGGGTAAGAAACCGATTTCAAATAAAATCATCTAAATAGTAAAGTGCATGTTTTGAGAAAAAGCCCCTCTCATAGTTTTAGAAACTCTGGACAGGCAACGAGGgtcaaacactgaaaacaaacgcttcttaaaaaaaacaaaagggagaCGGACATAATGGAGTGCATACAGTACGCACTGGTTCAGTCTTAGTTTGGACATTCATATTCACTACTGCACATACAAACCTGAACTCCAGTTGAAACAACACATCCAGTGGTTTACATGCAAACATAAAGTTCATCATTCAGTTCATCATACACACATCGGAGGTTACACAAGGTCTACAGTTTACTTGCTACGCGTTCATACACATCATGCAGCCTCTCTCACACATCTGCACAGCTCCAGTTGTGTCCGTTCCAGTCCATTGCACTGAGGTTACATGGTGTTGTATAGCACAGTGACAGCTCGCTGCTTTTTCTCAGCAGACGCTTTGCGAGAACGTCTCGATGAGTGTCCCCTCCCCTGCTGACGTGTTGTGGCGACCGCGCCACTCCCGCTGCCGTCTGGCTCCTCCCTCTCACCTGTGTCGTCTTTTGGACAACGATGAGGGGCAGAGGAGAAGCAGAGGGACGGTGACGAGGATGACTCGTCCAGACCCCTGTCCGCGTGGGACAAACCTGTCTTTTCAACACAAGTGTTTCGAGCCAACACTTTCTGCTTCTTCCACGCGTCGTCGGGGTGAGATGGGGGCATGGAGAAAGAGTCCTGGGAGTGTGATGATGTCCTCCTGGTGTGCGTCCTCAGGTCCAAGTCGCTGAGGTCATTGGCTGAGAGCTCCAGACAGTCCAGTTTAGCCAGGGAGGCCGACCTCTTCATGAGAGATGGGGGGGTGAGGCCCGCCTGGCGGATACGAGCCTCGAGCTCCATGGCTCTGTGCCACCCTGTCGGCTCCAGAAAACGCTTACCCTCTTGTCTCTCTCGGAGCCGCTGTCCTACTTCCAGGCCTGGAGGAGTCCGTTCAGAACACGCCCTTTTATAAGGTCCTGCCTCTGTGTCCATAATGTCTCTCAGCCCCCGAGGCTGCCCTAGTTCCTGGTCTTGGCTCTCTGTCGTTTCCAGGCCGACACCCTCGTGGAGGAAAGCCTGCAGCTCTCTCAGTGTCTGCTGAATGCTCTCCAGCTCCTGGCTGCCACGAGCTAGCCTGCTCTGGGCGTCACAGCCGGGGCCACAGCCCCCTCGCCCACCCTGGGAACTGGACTCAGGCCTCTCATCTGTGTCTGACTCCTGCACCGTCACCCCATCCAGAGTCATTTGATTTGTAGGGGCCTGGGGCAGGGTCTGACGCTGCTGGTTTTGGCTGTGGATCTGGCTCTGTCTTTGGGACTGGGCTGAGGTGTCTAGAGATGATTCTACTACCTGACTAGTAGAGGCTGGTGATGATGTCAGCATATGGCTATCAATGATAGGTATAGCACCAGAGACTTGGCTGGTATTTGAGTCAGGGGCGCATGAAGGGTCTGGGAGGTTGTCGGTGCCTGAGGAGTCCAGTATGTGAAGCTCAGTTTGTGACCCTGTATGCTTCTCTCCATCTTTGGACTTAGCAGATACAGCCGTGATCTCTCCCTGAGTGATCCTTTCTTCTGTGGAGTGCTGAGGGAAGCGAATGGGAGGATGTTCAGTGCTCGGGGAACACAGGGACAGTCTGACAGGAGGGTGTTCAGCGCTGGGGGAATGCAGCGGAGATCGCTGAGACGCAGCCATCTCCATTTCCTGCCTCAGCTTCTGCTCCAGCTGCTTGGTGGCTCGCCGCACCGATCCTGCTGGCCAATCGCACGGCAGCATGGAGGGAGACTGGGGATGTAAAGGTGGAGTTAGAGAGCCGTGCGAGACTTCAGAAGTCTCGGCCTCCATCTGATGTTCTGGTCGGATGAGCTGAGGGCTatgggaggatggagggagcgatgaagaggaggaggaagtaggAGGGCAGGAGGCAGGGTGGCATATGGCTTCAATCTCTGTGACAATATGGCGGACTGATACTCCGTTGTCATGGTGAGGGTGATGAGTTTGGTCAGGGCTAGCTTTGTCAATGCTGTCTTCAGACTGTGGAGACAcctgagagacaaaaagagagagagagcaagagagacatATGCAGAAAATATTAGTCATTTCTGAGGCAGTAATAACTTGTGAAACTATACATAAAACACCATTGTTTGGATAGCATGGTAGAAAATTAGAGATAATTAAGTGACAAATGTAACTATATCATCTTCCAGCAGGTGTCACTATGATTAATACAGATTTAGTGTGGAGTCTGTGTTAGAGGCTCAGTTCATCTGCTAAGACAAATTCTGGTCCAGTCAGATTCCAGTTCAATTCCAGTCTGATTAATACAAGAACTGCTATACTTATACAGACCAGCTATCTGCTGCTTATGTCACAGACACGTAATCCCCCCACACACCTGTTTTGTGTCAAGTCCCgccctactgtgctgtgattggctagcttGTTACTTCAGTGTGcccttgtgattggatgttaGCTTCATTGGTCGAATTTTCAGCAAGTCCCGCTAGCAACACTAGTGACACTGacgataatgtaataataatacaaatatgaatacattttaaatccttATTTAAAAGGATATCTACAGAGAGGATGCAACTCAATTTAACTCTACGCAATTTAACTCCTTGTTCATATAACATTTGCTTCTCAGCAAATCATGTATTCATaattgtgggatttgttgggtctctgtaaataatataaagagtacggtctagacctgctctataggaaaagtgagataatttctgttatgaagtgGTACcatataaaattgaattgaataaccATAACTTTATTCAACAAACATATTATACTCAATCTTGAGCCATGTGTTGcttcaagaaaaacaaagggtTTGAGAACTGTATGAGAAAATAGGCAACATTGTTTACCAAGATAATAAGCATAGccttttcaaatgttattttaactgaaatgctttaattttaaaGTGTGGTAAATGGACTAATCAGATCTTCCCCGTTTCGTGAGAAAGACCAACTAGAAAATGAATGCAATAAATCACAGGTGAAGGAGCACCTAGGATCAATAGTATCCTAGAGTACTAGCCAATCTCAGCACAGTTGGGGCGGGACGCAAAAcgggtggggaaaaaaataacgAATCACGCACCAGTGGGTTTGTAGAACTGTGTTTGTATGAAACGGTGCTATGTCAATGAACCTGAACTTGGTAGTGGCCAACTACACAGTAATTGACAACCCTTTTACATGAACAGTCTTTGGGATGGAGCTAAAATCTGCTACAGTATCCCTATGAGATGACTAATAGAAGGAAGGACACTGTAACAACTTACTTTGATGACGCTAACTGGTGAATGGCAACAGTACAATGCAAAAGGCAACCTGTCCCTCATATTTAATGCTTTCTACAGCTGCATGCTTGTAGCCCTTTTGAAAGTCCagaatatggaaaaaaaaaatgtgatgctGCTGTGACAGCTGTATGAGCAGACTGTAGCAACTTTTGcatgaaaaactgtaatgtgCAGACAGATGCTGTTTAGCACACCCACTGTTAACAAACAGTCAGATGCAAGAAGTGCACAGCAGAAAAGTTATGAGGCTTTCTGCAGCAAGTAAGTTATACTAGCAAAGACAAAATGTTGACAGACTGTTAAAGCTGAATGATCCTGTACCTGACTCGTCCCATTTCCCTGCCCATCTCCCTCCTTAGTCTCAGTTTCTCCATTTTCCTCGAGTGACAGTGGTGTCCTTTGTTGTGCCTGCTCAGAAAGTGTCCTGGATCTGCCATCTTGGGCCAGACCCAGAAACTTTTCCCTGGCGCTGAAGAAGTCGATGCTGTCTGCGCTGTGGTTGGACGACCCATCGGCATCGCCGCGGCTGTCCAAGGCACTGCCTATCTGTAACTCGCTGGGGTTGTTGTTGTCATCACTGGGAGCAAGGGGAAGAACCAGGGGGAGGGGGGTGATGTTTGCGGGGCTGAGGGGGCTGTGTTTGTCACTCGTTAAATCTGATAACGGTTGGTCTATTATGTCTGAGTCAGTGGATCCCACAGTGAGAGGTGAGATTTCTTCTGAGC of Siniperca chuatsi isolate FFG_IHB_CAS linkage group LG7, ASM2008510v1, whole genome shotgun sequence contains these proteins:
- the ssh2a gene encoding protein phosphatase Slingshot homolog 2 isoform X2; protein product: MALVTVQRSPTPSTTSSPCVSESGSGEDDRHSQPRSISESFLTVKGAALFLPRGNSPTPNSAPRISQRRNKHTGDLQKHLQTMFTVLRPEDTIRLAVRLESAYPQVTRYMVVVSTNGRQDTEESIVLGMDFVSSDSCCTVGLVLPLWSDALIHLDGDGGFSVSTVNRVHVFKPVSVQAMWSALQSLHKACEVARCHNYYPGSLFLTWVSYYQSRVSSNQFCVNEWNAMQDVESHRANSPVLFTDLPTERERTERLIKMRLREIMMQKDLENVTCKEIRTELEMQMVCNLRGFKEFIDNEMIVILGQMDSPTEIFDHVYLGSEWNASNLEELQNSGVHYILNVTREIDNFFPGMFEYHNIRVYDEEATNLLEYWNETYKFITKAKKAGAKCLVHCKMGVSRSASTVIAYAMKEYGWDLDTAFEYVKERRAVTKPNPSFMKQLEEYQGILLASKQRHNKLWRSHSDSDLSDRPESTCKTSSHSLGRSDSQNNNNSSSPSLQHFLGVAVLQALGAEPEDSAKSNSTHTSDSHTDSNGVCDSPSQEEVRSDCGDPLLLPLPRPRAATVVPEERLDNSPSVAVTVPVALPHPPPSLHILPPTPELQRAHQGPPTHLSISLPKHRPVELFLNLPERSSSEEISPLTVGSTDSDIIDQPLSDLTSDKHSPLSPANITPLPLVLPLAPSDDNNNPSELQIGSALDSRGDADGSSNHSADSIDFFSAREKFLGLAQDGRSRTLSEQAQQRTPLSLEENGETETKEGDGQGNGTSQVSPQSEDSIDKASPDQTHHPHHDNGVSVRHIVTEIEAICHPASCPPTSSSSSSLPPSSHSPQLIRPEHQMEAETSEVSHGSLTPPLHPQSPSMLPCDWPAGSVRRATKQLEQKLRQEMEMAASQRSPLHSPSAEHPPVRLSLCSPSTEHPPIRFPQHSTEERITQGEITAVSAKSKDGEKHTGSQTELHILDSSGTDNLPDPSCAPDSNTSQVSGAIPIIDSHMLTSSPASTSQVVESSLDTSAQSQRQSQIHSQNQQRQTLPQAPTNQMTLDGVTVQESDTDERPESSSQGGRGGCGPGCDAQSRLARGSQELESIQQTLRELQAFLHEGVGLETTESQDQELGQPRGLRDIMDTEAGPYKRACSERTPPGLEVGQRLRERQEGKRFLEPTGWHRAMELEARIRQAGLTPPSLMKRSASLAKLDCLELSANDLSDLDLRTHTRRTSSHSQDSFSMPPSHPDDAWKKQKVLARNTCVEKTGLSHADRGLDESSSSPSLCFSSAPHRCPKDDTGEREEPDGSGSGAVATTRQQGRGHSSRRSRKASAEKKQRAVTVLYNTM
- the ssh2a gene encoding protein phosphatase Slingshot homolog 2 isoform X1, encoding MTLCALAGSDSSSSVSFCSCCGAKMVPYFSDDAVVSKNQINQLISESFLTVKGAALFLPRGNSPTPNSAPRISQRRNKHTGDLQKHLQTMFTVLRPEDTIRLAVRLESAYPQVTRYMVVVSTNGRQDTEESIVLGMDFVSSDSCCTVGLVLPLWSDALIHLDGDGGFSVSTVNRVHVFKPVSVQAMWSALQSLHKACEVARCHNYYPGSLFLTWVSYYQSRVSSNQFCVNEWNAMQDVESHRANSPVLFTDLPTERERTERLIKMRLREIMMQKDLENVTCKEIRTELEMQMVCNLRGFKEFIDNEMIVILGQMDSPTEIFDHVYLGSEWNASNLEELQNSGVHYILNVTREIDNFFPGMFEYHNIRVYDEEATNLLEYWNETYKFITKAKKAGAKCLVHCKMGVSRSASTVIAYAMKEYGWDLDTAFEYVKERRAVTKPNPSFMKQLEEYQGILLASKQRHNKLWRSHSDSDLSDRPESTCKTSSHSLGRSDSQNNNNSSSPSLQHFLGVAVLQALGAEPEDSAKSNSTHTSDSHTDSNGVCDSPSQEEVRSDCGDPLLLPLPRPRAATVVPEERLDNSPSVAVTVPVALPHPPPSLHILPPTPELQRAHQGPPTHLSISLPKHRPVELFLNLPERSSSEEISPLTVGSTDSDIIDQPLSDLTSDKHSPLSPANITPLPLVLPLAPSDDNNNPSELQIGSALDSRGDADGSSNHSADSIDFFSAREKFLGLAQDGRSRTLSEQAQQRTPLSLEENGETETKEGDGQGNGTSQVSPQSEDSIDKASPDQTHHPHHDNGVSVRHIVTEIEAICHPASCPPTSSSSSSLPPSSHSPQLIRPEHQMEAETSEVSHGSLTPPLHPQSPSMLPCDWPAGSVRRATKQLEQKLRQEMEMAASQRSPLHSPSAEHPPVRLSLCSPSTEHPPIRFPQHSTEERITQGEITAVSAKSKDGEKHTGSQTELHILDSSGTDNLPDPSCAPDSNTSQVSGAIPIIDSHMLTSSPASTSQVVESSLDTSAQSQRQSQIHSQNQQRQTLPQAPTNQMTLDGVTVQESDTDERPESSSQGGRGGCGPGCDAQSRLARGSQELESIQQTLRELQAFLHEGVGLETTESQDQELGQPRGLRDIMDTEAGPYKRACSERTPPGLEVGQRLRERQEGKRFLEPTGWHRAMELEARIRQAGLTPPSLMKRSASLAKLDCLELSANDLSDLDLRTHTRRTSSHSQDSFSMPPSHPDDAWKKQKVLARNTCVEKTGLSHADRGLDESSSSPSLCFSSAPHRCPKDDTGEREEPDGSGSGAVATTRQQGRGHSSRRSRKASAEKKQRAVTVLYNTM